The proteins below are encoded in one region of Peribacillus muralis:
- a CDS encoding YveK family protein, with protein MSNEISVRDILQIWRKHKFFLIVFCIAGISIASFWVYVVTTPKYEMSNQILVTQSESVDKGLQTPEIDAAIRLVNTYSVLIKSQRVLNDVNEALDNDYSYNELANKISVDNVANSQIINIRVVDDDPQKAALIVNEVAKSFKEITSKVMKVDNVNILSKAEVPKNPIPVTPNKSLAIFIGGITALVVGLISTCAYELLNNKIKDEEDIHNLIDIPVFGVVGKINNPDG; from the coding sequence ATGAGTAATGAGATAAGTGTTAGAGACATCTTGCAAATTTGGAGAAAACACAAATTTTTCCTAATAGTATTTTGTATTGCTGGTATTTCAATTGCTTCCTTTTGGGTGTATGTAGTTACCACTCCTAAGTATGAAATGAGCAATCAGATATTAGTTACTCAATCTGAAAGTGTAGATAAGGGACTTCAGACCCCGGAAATAGATGCAGCCATACGATTAGTTAATACTTATAGTGTTCTTATCAAGAGCCAACGAGTCCTGAATGACGTTAATGAGGCCTTGGATAATGATTATAGTTATAATGAACTTGCAAATAAGATATCTGTAGACAATGTGGCTAATTCACAAATAATAAATATTCGCGTGGTAGATGATGATCCTCAAAAAGCTGCATTAATTGTGAACGAAGTGGCCAAATCATTTAAAGAAATAACATCGAAAGTAATGAAGGTTGATAATGTTAATATCTTATCAAAAGCAGAAGTTCCAAAAAATCCAATTCCGGTTACACCGAATAAATCATTAGCCATATTCATTGGAGGAATAACTGCACTTGTTGTTGGATTGATTTCAACCTGTGCATACGAGTTACTGAATAATAAAATAAAAGACGAAGAAGATATTCATAATCTAATTGATATACCCGTATTTGGGGTAGTCGGAAAAATCAATAATCCTGATGGATGA
- a CDS encoding DUF4352 domain-containing protein, translated as MKSIKNNLFIVFIIALMVMVSACTTEKNDEKTDLNKTIRSNKIDMVVTDLVVSNSQSEKKDTIMLEVEMEFKNNSKSDYGIGAHDFKVKDQDGKIHDVYGMEPDNFGDVLPPGKSMKGTGYYEVPKNTKNVSFIYQPKEESLAEWKLTVPERKR; from the coding sequence ATGAAATCAATAAAAAATAATTTATTCATAGTATTTATAATTGCTCTAATGGTTATGGTTAGTGCTTGCACGACAGAAAAAAATGACGAAAAAACTGATTTAAATAAAACAATCAGAAGCAATAAAATAGATATGGTCGTAACTGATCTGGTTGTTTCAAATAGTCAATCAGAAAAAAAAGATACGATCATGTTAGAAGTCGAAATGGAGTTTAAAAATAATTCTAAATCAGACTATGGAATTGGAGCCCATGATTTTAAAGTAAAAGATCAAGATGGGAAAATCCACGATGTCTATGGAATGGAACCAGACAATTTTGGAGATGTTCTTCCCCCTGGCAAATCAATGAAGGGAACAGGATATTATGAAGTTCCAAAGAATACTAAAAATGTTTCATTTATATACCAACCTAAAGAAGAGTCGCTAGCAGAATGGAAATTAACTGTACCTGAACGAAAGCGATAA
- a CDS encoding sugar transferase — protein MESVRLLGGEDKDLHPILEQVNENKVYLNVKRFIDVFGALVGMIIFLPIIILVVLLVKLENPKGSIFFKQVRIGKDGKEFNMYKFRSMVVDAEKRLPDLVRHNEIAGPMFKMKDDPRITRIGKFIRKTSIDELPQFWNVLVGEMSLVGPRPPLLREVKEYSAYDKQRLLVTPGCTGLWQVSGRNALSFQEMVELDLQYIKQRTIITDITIILRTVKVMILPNDSH, from the coding sequence ATGGAATCGGTAAGGCTATTAGGTGGAGAAGATAAGGATTTACACCCCATACTAGAACAGGTTAATGAAAATAAAGTGTATTTGAATGTAAAAAGGTTCATTGATGTGTTTGGCGCATTAGTAGGGATGATCATTTTTTTGCCAATTATTATTTTAGTAGTGCTATTGGTGAAGCTTGAAAATCCAAAAGGATCGATCTTTTTTAAGCAGGTAAGGATAGGGAAAGATGGAAAAGAGTTTAATATGTACAAATTTCGCTCTATGGTAGTAGATGCCGAGAAACGCCTGCCAGATTTAGTGCGACATAACGAAATTGCCGGACCTATGTTTAAAATGAAGGATGATCCACGTATTACGAGAATCGGGAAATTCATTCGTAAAACAAGCATTGATGAACTGCCCCAATTTTGGAATGTATTAGTAGGAGAGATGAGCTTAGTTGGCCCACGCCCTCCTCTTCTGAGGGAAGTTAAAGAGTATTCTGCTTATGATAAACAACGACTGCTTGTAACACCAGGATGTACAGGGTTGTGGCAAGTGAGTGGTAGAAACGCTCTCAGTTTTCAGGAGATGGTCGAATTAGATCTACAGTATATTAAACAAAGAACAATAATAACTGATATTACGATAATCTTAAGGACTGTAAAGGTGATGATCTTGCCAAATGATTCACATTAA